The sequence GAACACCTCATAAAGTTTTCTGAGTTTTGTGCGCTTTGCCAGGGTAACCGAAAAAGATGGATCAATTTTACCGCTAGATCGAAATTTTACTTCACAAACCACAAGATAGCCTTCGTAGTCTGCTACAATATCAATTTCACCGAGACGGTGTCTGAAGTTTCTCCCTACAATACTATACCCAAGATTCTCCAAATATTTCGCAGCCAAATTCTCCCCATCAATCCCTAAATTCTTTCTGGCCGACATCCTTCACCAGCGAAACGTTTTTCTATGAATTGGGGTTGGACCAAACTGCTGCAACAGTTCCTTGTGACGTTTAGTAGGGTAGCCTTTGTGCTTTGAAAATTCCCACTGTGGATAT comes from SAR324 cluster bacterium and encodes:
- a CDS encoding YraN family protein; the protein is MSARKNLGIDGENLAAKYLENLGYSIVGRNFRHRLGEIDIVADYEGYLVVCEVKFRSSGKIDPSFSVTLAKRTKLRKLYEVFINRYPGKLRMQPRFDVILIILSKNYAPELEYIPNAL
- a CDS encoding ribonuclease HII; this translates as YPQWEFSKHKGYPTKRHKELLQQFGPTPIHRKTFRW